TAATGACCAGATAGTTCATGGAATTCCCGGAAGCTACAGGTTGCGTGAGGGAGATATTATCAGCATCGACTTTGGAGTTATTTACCAGGGTTACTATAGCGACATGGCCATAACTCTACCTGTGGGAAATATATCTAAAGATGCCCAAAGGTTGATAACGGTTACTAAGAGTGCTTTAGTTTCTGGAATTAGTCAAATGGTGCCGGGCAACAGACTCTACGATATATCTTCAGCAATTCAAGAATGTGCTGAAAGTAATGGCTTCTCTATAGTCAGGGACTTAGTAGGCCACGGAATTGGACAGAAAATGCATGAGGAACCACAAATTCCCAATTTTGGGAAGAGGTCTACTGGTCCCTACTTGAAGGCAGGCATGGTCTTTGCCCTTGAGCCTATGGTTAATGCAGGGAGATATGAGATAGAAACTCTTGATGATAACTGGACAGTTGTTACTACTGATGGGAGTTTGTCTTGCCATTTTGAACATACTATAGCCATTATAGATAACGGCCCGGAGATACTTACGAAACTGCATTAGTCACATTTAGGAGGGTCTATGCCTAAGGAAGAAAAGATTGAAGTAGAAGGAATAGTCATCGAAGCTTTACCTAATGCTATGTTCAGAGTTGAGCTGGATAAGGGCCACCGGATTTTAGCTCACATTTCCGGAAAAATGAGAATGCATTTCATTAAGATACTGGCTGGAGATAAGGTTAAGGTAGAACTTTCTCCGTATGACCTGACTAGAGGAAGGATAGTTTATCGTTATAAATAGAGGTTGTCAATGAAAGTAAGGGCTTCCGTTAAACCGATATGTAAGAAATGTAAAATAATTAAGAGAAAAGGAGTAATAAGAATAATCTGCACCAACCCAAGACATAAACAGAAGCAAGGATGAGTCCCGCCCCTCAGGGAGGGGCTGGATGAGGGAGAAAGGAGTAATGTATGGCTCGTATAGCAGGAGTGGAATTGCCTTCGCAGAAGAGAGTTGAAATTGGTTTAACTTATATTTATGGAATTGGGAGAAATTCCTCCAATGAGATTCTCCGCGAGGCAGGAATCAACCCTAGTACCAGGGTAAAAGACCTGACGGAAAGTGAAATTAACGCCATACAGACAATAATCCAGAGGAATTTCCGAGTGGAAGGGGAGCTTAAGCGAACTGTTCAGGGAAACATTAAGAGATTGATTGATATCGGGTCCTATCGAGGCATACGCCACCGTCGGGGATTACCCGTACGGGGTCAAAGAACAAAGACTAATGCTCGCACCAAGCGAGGCAGAAAGAAGACGGTGGGTACTGTCAAAAAAGAGGAGGTAAAGGAGGAAAAAGAATAAAATATGACTGATAAGAAAGCTACTCCAGCGAAAAAGGCTATGGCTGAGAAGAAAACTGCTTCCACAAAAAAGGCTACGGATGAGAAGAAAACGGCTCCTACGGAAAAGGTTGTGGCTGAAAAGAAAGCTACTCCAACGAAGGAGAAGTTGGCCAAGCATATCCTTGAAGGCAGAGTATATATTCAGGCTACCTTTAATAATACCATAATTACCATAACTGACAGGAGTGGAAATGCTATTGCCTGGGGTTCGGCTGGAACCGCGGGCTTTAAAGGAGCCCGTAAGGGGACTCCCTTCGCTGCCCAATTAGCAGCCACAGCTACTGCCAGAAAAGCAATTGCGCAGGGTATGAAGCAGGTTGCTGTCCTCGTGAAGGGACCCGGCTCGGGCAGGGAAACAGCTATTCGCTCCTTACAATCAGCGGGATTGGAAATTACCAGCATTAAAGACATAACGCCAATTCCCCATAATGGTTGCCGTCCACCAAAACAGAGAAGAGTGTAAAGGATAAAATTTAAAAATAGTTTGTTCACCCAGCCCCTCTCTGAGGGGCGGGGTTCATCGCTTAGGAATTTCTTGACGTAGAAAGGTTTGGAATCCTCCCGAAAGGGAGGGAAAAATCCCTTGCTTTCGTAAGGACTCCAGATTTTTTGGAGAAAAAAGTACCTATCACTTTTTTATTTTTAGGAGGTAATAGTGGCCAGATATCGTGGTTCAGTATGTAAATTATGTCGTCGGGAAAAGATAAAGTTGTTCTTGAAAGGAGAGAGGTGTTTTTCCCCTAAGTGTCCAGTTGAGAGACAGGCTGCTGTTTCTAAGGGCCGGAAACAGGTTCGTATACGTACGCGTACGAGATTATCCAAGTACGGAATGCAACTAAAAGAGAAACAGAAGGCCCGGCTAATGACGGGAGTTCTGGAAAAACAGTTTCGTAAATATTTTAAAAAAGCGGAACGCGAAAAAGGATTGCCTGGTGAAAATCTTCTGAGGCTATTGGAATGTAGGCTGGACAATATCGTTTTTCGTCTGGGATTTGCTTCCTCCAGAAATCAGGCCCGTCAGTTAGTCAGGCACCGACATACAAGAGTGAATGGGCGATGTGTCGATATTCCGTCTTATCAGGTGAGGGTTGGTGACAGAATCTCTTTAGATGAAAAGAGTAAACAGCTGGAAATTGTTAAGGTTGCGCAGGAAAAGGCTAAGGAGCGGGGTCTTCCCGCTTGGATAGAATTCGACCAGTCAACCAGTACAGGGAGAATATTAGAACTTCCTAAGAAGGAAGAGATTTCTATTCCAGTTCAAGAACAGCTAATTGTGGAATTATATTCCAAGTAAATTATGATTAAGATATTGTTGAAAAAATCAAATTAGGTAGTCGCAAACTTTAGTTTGCGTTTATGTACGCAGACTGAAGTCTGCTACTCCACGCAGGCTGAAGCCTGCGACTACCATTTACAACAATATCTTTATGAAGAAAACCTAATTGCAAATTTTGGTTCTTTGAATGTTAATTTATGATTCATAATTCATAGTTTTTAGGGGGTAGGTAATATGAGGCTTAAAGATTTCCAGATGCCAAGAAAACTTATATGTGATGAAGAGAGTAGCAGCGATACTTATAGTAAGTTTATGGCCGAACCATTCGAGAAAGGGTACGGTCATACGATTGGAAATTCGATACGCAGGATTCTGCTTTCTTCGTTGGAAGGCGCAGCAGTTACTGGCGTGAAAATTAAAGGAGTGATGCATGAGTTTTCCACAATACCTGGGTTGGTTGAAGATGTTACCCAGATAATCTTAAACTTGAAGTCTCTCAGATTCAAACTCTACAGTGAAGGGCCAGAAAGGACATATTTAAAGGCAACAAAAAAAGGAGAAGTAACAGCAAAAGACATTGAGTTAAATAGTAATATCGAAATCTTAAACCCCTCTACCCATATAGCCACTCTGGACAAAGATACCAACATGGAGATGGAAATAGAAATTTCTAAGGGTCGCGGATACTTACCTGCTGAACAGAATCCCCGCGCCAATCAAGAACTAGGCGTGATATCTGTTGACGCAATTTTTACTCCAGTGTTAAGAGTAAACTATAATGTGGAAAATGCTCGCGTGGGCCGATCAATCGATTACGATAGATTGATTCTGGAGATATGGACTGACGGCAGCGTAAAACCGGTCGATGCTTTAGCTTACGCAGCTAAAATTTTGAAAGATTCGCTGAATATATTTATCGGTTTTGAGGAGCAATCCGAAGAAGAGGAGAAACCGCCGGAGAAAGAGAAGACCGAGGAAGTCTTGGAGAGCGTTTTAGCTCTTCCGGTGAATATCATAGAGCTAACTGTCCGTTCTATAAATTGCTTAAATCGCGCCAAAATCAAGATTATCGAAGATCTGGTAAAACAGACTGAGGATAAATTACTGGGTTTCCGAAACTTCGGGAAGAAGTCCTTAAATGAAATAAAGAAAAAGATTACCGAATTGGGCAAACAGAAAGGGGTGGAGCTATCCCTGGGAATGGCTATCCCTGAAAAGGATAAAAAGAAAGAGAAAAAGTAAAGGAATCCATATATGCCTGAAGGAAGAGCTGGAAGAAAATTGGGTCGCACTACAAGCGGGCGTAAAGCACTGTTGATTAGTCTTGCCACAGCACTATTCAGGCATGAACAGATTATAACCACAGAAGCAAAAGCCAAAGAACTGAGAAGGTTCGCTGAGAAGGTGATTACCAGGGCAAAAAAAGGTGGGTTGAGTAGTTTTCGAGAAGTAAACAAGGAGATTAAAGATAAAGAGGTAATCAATAAAATATTTGAGACTTTGGTACCGAGATTTAAAGAGAGAGAAGGGGGCTATACGAAAATTATTAAATTGGGCTATCGACAAGGGGATAGAGCGAGAGTAGATTTGGTTAAGCTTTGCGGTCCTCTGGAGAAGGCGGAATAAAGGAGGAAAAGATGTTTAATTTCCTTTTAGGATTATTTTCCAATGATATGGGGATAGACCTGGGAACATCTACTACCCTTGTATATGTGAAAGGGCAAGGTATTGTCCTCTGGGAACCTTCAGTAGTAGCAATCAATAAAGATACAGGAGATATTTTAGCGGTGGGCACCGAAGCCAAGAAGATGATAGGGAAAACGCCTGCCAATATAACTGCTTTTCGTCCGATGAGGGATGGAGTTATTGCCGACTTTGAAGTAACAGAGAAAATGATTCGACATTTCATAAAGAAGGTGCATAACCAACGGAGCTTACTCCATCCACGGATAGTGATTGGAGTTCCCTCCTGTATTACTGAAGTGGAAAGGCGTGCGGTTAGGGATGCTTCTGAACAGGCGGGAGCACGAGAAATACACTTGATCGATGAACCAATGGCTGCAGCTATCGGTGCTGAAATTCCCGTTCAAGACCCAGCGGGGAATATGGTAGTGGATATTGGAGGGGGCACGACAGAAGTGGCGGTTATTTCTTTAGGAGGCATGGTGCTTTCCAGGTCAGTTCGAGTAGCTGGTGATGAAGTGGATGAAGCGATTATAAGCTATTTTAAAAAGGAAAGAAATTTATTAATCGGAGAAAGAACAGCCGAAGAAACAAAGATCAGGATTGGTTCTGCTTTGCCGGAGAAAGAAGAGAAGACAATTGAAGTTAAAGGGCGCGATCTTGCTACAGGCTTGCCCAAAACTGTCAAGGTTTCTTCTAGAGAGATGCACGAGGCAATAAAAGGCCCAATCAAGATCATTCTAAACCTGATCAAGGATACATTAGAAGATACTCCTGCCGAGTTGTCTGCTGACCTTGTTGACCGGGGGATTATTCTGGTAGGAGGGGGAGCTTTGCTCTCCGGGCTCCCTGAACTATTAAGCAAAGAGACTGGACTTCCGGTCAATCTCGCCCCTGACCCACTAACCTGCGTAGTCCTGGGAGCTGGCACCTATCTGGAAGAACTGGAAAAAATAAAACAGAGGAAATAAAAAATATAGTATTTGTCTTACTTGGTGATTTAGGTGCTACTCAAAGAGAAACATAAATTGCTCAGGCTATTAATAATTTATCTATCCATTTCCCTTTTACTTCTCATTTTTCGCACGGGTCGGACAGTTAAAGTAGGCAGAGCTCTTTTCTTATATTTATTGGCTCCCAATCCCAGGATAGTAAGTAAGCTATTGAGTGAAACTGGTCGAATTGGGAGGAGCATATCTCAGCTCGTTTCTGCTCGTGAAGAAAATAAAATCCTCCAGGAGAGAATAACTTCTCTTCTCCAGGAAAAGGAAAAGCTTCAGGAAACCATTTCTGAGAGCAAGAGGTTAAAGAGAATCCTCAATTACCAGGAGGAAACTCCTTATGAACTGGTTTCAGCCAGAGTGGTAGGATGGACTCCTTCCCTGTTCTCTTCTGCTTTACTCATTGATAAAGGAATAAATCAGGGATTTGAAAAAGATACACCTATAGTTGCCTGGCAGGAAGGAGAAAATCCACAAGATCCTGGAGTAGCAGACTTTAGTCTGCGTTTGAATGGAATGGCGGTAGTGGGCAGGATTAGTGAGTCCGGACCTAATATGAGTAAGGTTCTGTTGATAACCGATGCCAATAGTGAATTGGCGGCCATGGTTCAGAGAAGCAGGGAGAAAGGAGTGATTGCCGGGACAGGAAAGAGGTTTCTTTTGCTCAAATATCTATCTCCCACTGCGGATTTGGAAATTGGCGACCTAATCATAACTTCCGGTATGGGAAGAACATTTCCTGCAGGAGTGGTTATTGGTTCGGTGGCGGAAGTTCTAAGGGGGGTGGGAGGATTGGAGAAGAGGGCGCGGGTAGTTCCCCGGATAAATATAAATCAGTTAGAGGACGTCCAGATAATTAAAAAATGAAAAGATATATCTTCTTTTTGGTATCCCTCCTTCTATTTGTAACAATTCAGATTGTCCTTCTCCGTCACTTAGCCATAAGAAATGTAACTCCCGACCTGATACTAATAGGAGTGGTCTACTTTTCGCTGAAGCATGGTCCTACATTGGGGATTCCCATCGGGTTTTTTTTAGGGTTGCTTCAGGACCTCTTTGCTTTTGGGCTCTTTGGGGCTAACTGTTTAATTAAGACCCTGATTGGCTTTTCTGTGGGAACATTCCAAAAAAGACTGGTTAGAGGAAATCCCATGAGCCAGATATTTGTGGTATTTTTTGCCTGTCTTTTTCAGTATTGGAGTATGTATTGGATAAAAATTTTCTTTGGTCAATCCCCACCTCAGGTGCCGTTCTTTGCAGTTATTTTTTATCCCGTTTATAATAGTCTCCTGGCTCCTTTATTATTCTGGATAATAGAACAATGGGAAAAGTTGTGGGGGGGAGGAGTTTATGCACCAGAGCGAGATCGATCGGCAATTTGAGGCGAAACTCCAGAGATCTCTGGTCTGGTTTAGATATTTTACAATCGCCGTTATTGCCATTCTTTTCATAAGGCTATTCAGCCTGCAAATAATCAAAAAAGGGGAACTTTACAAACTTTCCGAAGCCAACCGTATCCAGCTTTTTTTCGACCCTGCTCCCCGGGGAATTATCTACGACCGGAATGGCAAAGTTATGGTGGAGAATATAGGGTCCTTTTCGGTTCTCTTCTCACCCACCAGTTTGACCCGCGAGGAAACGGAAGAGATACTTAAAAAATTAGGCGAGATTCTAAATTTGGACTACCATTCGATATTAGCAAAAGTGCACTCTTCGATTCGCCAGCCACTAAATATCCTTCTGGCTGAGAACGTTCCCCGCCCCAAGGTCTTCTGCCTGGCAGAGGAGAAAGTTAACCTTCCTGGTGTAAATATTGAAGTCCAACCTAAACGCCATTATCTACACAGAAATTTCGCCAGCCATCTTTTGGGTCATCTAGGAGAAATCGGACCAAAGGAGCTACGAGCTCTATCTAGGGCTGGATACAGGTTGGGGGATATTATCGGAAAATCTGGCGTAGAGAAGATTTATGATAGTTCTTTACGCGGGAGAAGTGGTGGTCGACAGGTAGAGATGGATGCCAGGGGTCGCCAGATTAGAATAATTAGTAGCGTCTTGCCTGAGGAAGGCGATAGTCTAATTCTGACCCTTGATGAGAGAATCCAGAAGCTCTGTGAGGATTCCCTGAAGGGTAAAGCAGGTGCAATCTGTGTAATTAACCCTGCCAATGGAGAGGTCTTAGCCCTGGCAAGTAAACCCGATTTCGACCCCAATCTGTTTACCGAACGTCTCACTCCATCTCGCACCCAGGAGTTATTTACCGACCCAGGACTTCCTATGTTCAATAGGGCAATTCAAAGTCAGTATGCTCCTGGCTCTCTATTTAAAATTATTACCGCCATAGCTGCTCTGGAAGAGGGAGTCATCAGTGTAGATGAGACTATGAGCTGCCGGGGGAGCTTGCAAATCGGAAATAGAGAGTTTAAGTGTTGGAGAGAAAAAGGGCATGGTCGTTTGCACATTGTTCAGGCGATTGCTAAATCTTGTGATGTATTTTTCTATCAGCTCGGTTTAAAAGTGGGTGGGGACAAGATAGCAAAATACGCTCGCATGCTGGGATTGGCGGAAAAAATTGGCATTTCCCTGCCCTCAGAGGCAAGGGGTCTCGTCCCGGATTCCACCTGGAAAAAGATAAATTTTGGTGAACGGTGGTATCCTGGTGATACAGCTAATATGAGCATTGGTCAGGGTTATCTGGAAGTTAGTCCTCTACAGATGGCAAGTTTAATTAGTCTGGTAGCTAATGGAGGTATAATTTATAAACCTTTTATTGTTAAGAAAATAATTGATGGGCAGGGGAATGTAATTAAGACTTTCCCGCCCGAAGTGATGGGAGAGGTGAAAATTTCTTCGGGGACACTCTCCATCGTAAGAAGGGGACTCAGAGAAGCTGTTCTCTCCGGCACTTCTCAGGTAGTAAAGTTTAAAAGATTGAGTGTGGCGGGCAAGACGGGAACTGCGGAGAATCCCCATGGGGAAGACCACGCCTGGTTTATCTGCTATGCGCCAGAAGAGGCTCCCATAATTGCTTTAGCCGTCCTGGTGGAACACGGGGGGCATGGAGCTAGTGCGGCTGCACCTTTAGCCAGACAGATATTGAATGGAATATTTACTCTTAAGGGAGAGAAAGAACCAGAAATTTTCGTCTATAAAGACTAAAAAATGGGGTCAACTCTATTTTTTCTAAAAGGAGTAGCTCCGATTCATCGGAGCGTTTGGAGTAGCAGACTTTAAGTCTGCGTTTATCGGAGCGTTTAGAATATGCGCCTTAAAGACATTTCTGTAAGATTCGATTACTATCTATTTTTTGCCATGGTTCTCCTTGTTGCCATTGGCTGTTTAATGATTTATAGTGCAATGTATGGAAGCCCGGCGAAAACTCCTTTCTATGCAAGACAAGGTTTTTATGCTCTCCTGGGGATGGCAGTAATAATAGTTGTAATGGGTATAAATTACCAGTTATTCAGTCAGTATGGGAAATGGATATACCTATTTTCACTTCTTCTATTAGTTCTCACTCTATTATTCGGTAAGAGTGCACATGGCGCCCGCAGCTGGCTTCCTATTGGGAATCTCACGTTTCAGACTGCTGAGTTCGCCAAGCTCGGTCTGATTATTATGCTCGCTCAACACCTAACCAATTATCCCGAGGCGGTGAAGAGAATTTCCGGACTGATAGTTCCTTTCTTGTTAGTTCTTGTCCCTGTGGCACTTATTGTATTGCAACCCGACCCGGGCTCGGCTCTGGTCTTTCTGGTAATATTTTTGGCAATGTTATATCTTGGAGGAGCGAAGGTAATCTATCTCGTATCCTTTATCTCTATGGGAATTTTAGCTTCAGGAATTCCTTTACTTTTGGCTCTCGACTCTCAAAATAAGACTTTTTTTCCCAGAATTTTCAGTAACCTTGGATCCACTCTTGGCTTTATAATAGTCGTTATTGCAGTTATTGGGCTCGTCTGTTATGTCTTATCCAGGCTTAAATTTCGTGTAGGGGTTAACCATTTTCTGTTCACTTCCTTAGTTGTCTCCGGTGGAATTATGCTTTCTTATCCTTTAGACCTCTTTCTAAAAGAGTATCAGAAGATGAGATTGGTCTGCTTCATTAAACCGTCCATCGACCCATTAGGTGCCGGATACCATATAATTCAATCCCAAATCTCCATTGGTTCAGGTGGCTTCCTGGGGAAGGGGCTGTTAACAGGAACTCAAGGGAAACTGGGTTTTCTTCCAGTGCAACATACAGATTTCATCTTCTCCCTCTTTTCGGAGGAAATGGGATTTCTTGGCGCTGGCTTGTTGATTTTACTCTTCTCCATTTTGCTCTTGCGGGCAATAAGAATTGCTTCCCTGGCAAGGAACCGTTTTGGAAGCCTGTTAGCAGGGGGCATTGTGGCTATGTTCCTTTTCCAGATTATTGTTAATTTGGGAATGACTATGGGAATTATGCCGATTACCGGGCTTCCTTTACCTTTTGTCAGCTATGGAGGCTCTGCCCTGATTACTTATATGGCTGGGGCAGGGATTCTTTTGAATATCTACAGTCGCCGCCTTACGTATTGGTAAACTATTTCGTAGCAACTCCCCTCTCCCTTCTGGGGAGAGGGTTAGGCCTGCCCGTGCGCCTGCCCATTCTGGGCCACGGCCAGGGATGAGGGGGAGTTAGAATTTGGAAAAGACCGTGCTGGACGACATTTTACCGTTTGTTTCTAAACCGGGCAGGTATATGGGTAATGAGTGGAATGTAGTCCATAAAGATTGGGAAAGCGCCCAGGTAAAAGTTGTTTTATGTTACCCTGATATCTATGAACTGGGCATGTCTAACCTGGGACTACAAATTCTCTATTCTATTATTAACCAGAGGCAAGACTCACTTGCTGAAAGGGTCTATGCCCCGGGATTAGATGTGGAAGAGATATTGAAGGATAGAGAAATTCCTCTTTTTTCCCTGGAGTCAAAGAAACCTCTTAAGGATTTCGATATTATTGGTTTTACTCTACAGCACGAATTATCCTATACCAATGTTTTGAACATCTTAAATTTAGCAAACATTCCCCTTCGTTCCCGGAACCGAAATGGGAAATTTCCCTTAATAATAGCGGGTGGTCCTTCTGTTTCTAATCCCGAACCTTTAGCCGATTTTATTGATGCTTTTGTCCTGGGAGACGGGGAGGAAGTAATAGAAGAAATTATAGAAACTTATAAGAAGTGGAGTAGCAGACTTCAGTCTGCGTTTAGAAATAAGGGAAATGGGTTCCTTAAAGCACTGGCAAAGATTCCCGGAGTCTATGTACCATCGTTATATGAAGTAAATTATAAAGAAGATGGCACTATCCAACGGATGGAGAGGAAAGAAGATGGAATCCCCGAAAGGATAGATAAGAGAGTAGTAGACCTGGAGACCTCTCACTATCCTCTGGCGCCACTGGTACCATTAATCGATATATCACAGAATCGGTTGAACTTAGAGATACAGCGAGGTTGTCCCCATAGTTGCCGCTTCTGTCAAAGCCAAGCAGTATATGGACCTTGCCGGGTAAGGCCCAAAAAGAGATTGCTGGAAATTGCTAAAGTCTCTTTAAAATCGACTGGTTATGATGAGATGTCTCTAACCTCCCTTTCCTCTACCGATTATCCTGGAATTGAGGAACTTATTGGTGAATTCTTAGCTTGCTTTGGAAAGAATCACACTTCCATCTCTTTACCTTCTCTAAGACCGGATAAGTTTTCCCTCGCTCTGGCAATCCAGATTCAAAAGATTAGGAAGACAGGATTAACTTTTGCCCCGGAAACAGGAAGTGAAAGATTGCGCAAATTAATTGGTAAGAAAATTAGTGATGAAGAGTTCACTTCTACCATTTCCCAGGCCTATAATGCTGGCTGGAGGCTGGTGAAATTATACTTTATGATTGGTCTGCCTACTGAAGAAGAAGAGGATATTGAAGCGATAATAGAACTGGTAAAAGAACTAAAGAAGAGACACAAAAACTTAAACTTTAACATAACCATTGCTCCCTTTGTTCCCAAACCACATACTTCTTTCCAATTGCTCCCTATGGAAAAGCTTACAGAATTGAGAAGGAAAAAGGATTATCTTTCTCGCCGACTTCCCGCCCAGGTTAAGGGTCATATTGTGGAATCTTCTTTTTTAGAAGCTGTGTTCAGCAGGGGAGATAGGAGACTGGGAATGGTTCTGGAAAAGGCCTGGGAAATGGGTTGTAAATTTGACCAGTGGAAAGAACATTTTCGTTTCCCTGTCTGGCAGGAAGCTTTCTCCAAGTGTTCTATTGACCCCGACTTCTATGTCTATCGAAAGAGAGACTCTGAGGAAATATTACCCTGGAGTCATCTCGAATTCTGGGGACATCCGAATTCTAGGGACACAATACTTAATTCCAGGATGGCATAATGAACAGTGTTCAAAGAGTTAGAATAGAATATAGCAAAAAAGGGCCCATTCGTTATATAGGGCATCTGGACTTAATGCATACGTTCTTTCGCGCCCTCAAAAGAGCCAACTTACCAGTAAGTTACACTCAGGGATTTAATCCGCGGATTAAATGTTCTTTTTCACCTGCTCTTCCTTTAGGATTCGCCAGTGAGGCTGAATATATAGAACTATATCTGGATAAGAAAATAGACATTTCCAGTTCGACAGGTAATCTACAGAAAGAATTACCCGAGGGACTGACTGTTCGCGATATGGAAAAACTTCCCTTGTTCGGTAAGTCCAACAATGTAAAGATAAAAACGGTTACATATAGAATTAATCTTCAGCAATTTTTTGGGAAATCCACAGTTCCGGGTCAAGCAAACAAGGAAGATATAGAAGTAAAGATAAGAAATTTTCTGGATAAAGAAGAGATTCTCCTTATAAATAAGAAGGGAAGGAGAATAAATGTCCGCCCTCTAATTTTAAGTATAGAAATGGAGAAAGACTGGAACATTAGACTGTTGCTGAAGGTAAGAGGGGGTTTCAATTTCAATCCCAGAATAATCATCAAGACACTTCTGGGAGTGGAGGAGAAAGATTTAGCTTTTGTCGAGTTTACCAGAGAGAAATTCTTATTTTAAAAAGGGGACAGCGACCTTTTTTCTAAAAAATGAGAGGTTACTCTTTCTTCTCTTTTCACCCCCCAGTGAAAAATGGGGTCTAACGGAGGCTGACCCTTTTTCTTAGAAAAATGGTCGCTGTCCCTATTTACTATTTAAAGGAGAAAATTATATGAAAAAAGAAATAATAGTTGATGTATCTGAAGATGAAGTGAGAATTGCTCTGGTTGAAGATGGGCATCTCGTTGAGTTATTCATTGAGAGAATAGAGGAAAAGAGTTTAGTGGGAAATATCTATCAGGGGAAAGTGGTGAATATTCTAAAGGGACTCAGGTCTTCTTTTCTGGATTTAGGGTTGGAGAAGAATGCTTTTCTCCCCTTAGGGGATATT
This genomic stretch from bacterium harbors:
- a CDS encoding TIGR03936 family radical SAM-associated protein, which produces MNSVQRVRIEYSKKGPIRYIGHLDLMHTFFRALKRANLPVSYTQGFNPRIKCSFSPALPLGFASEAEYIELYLDKKIDISSSTGNLQKELPEGLTVRDMEKLPLFGKSNNVKIKTVTYRINLQQFFGKSTVPGQANKEDIEVKIRNFLDKEEILLINKKGRRINVRPLILSIEMEKDWNIRLLLKVRGGFNFNPRIIIKTLLGVEEKDLAFVEFTREKFLF
- a CDS encoding TIGR03960 family B12-binding radical SAM protein; this translates as MEKTVLDDILPFVSKPGRYMGNEWNVVHKDWESAQVKVVLCYPDIYELGMSNLGLQILYSIINQRQDSLAERVYAPGLDVEEILKDREIPLFSLESKKPLKDFDIIGFTLQHELSYTNVLNILNLANIPLRSRNRNGKFPLIIAGGPSVSNPEPLADFIDAFVLGDGEEVIEEIIETYKKWSSRLQSAFRNKGNGFLKALAKIPGVYVPSLYEVNYKEDGTIQRMERKEDGIPERIDKRVVDLETSHYPLAPLVPLIDISQNRLNLEIQRGCPHSCRFCQSQAVYGPCRVRPKKRLLEIAKVSLKSTGYDEMSLTSLSSTDYPGIEELIGEFLACFGKNHTSISLPSLRPDKFSLALAIQIQKIRKTGLTFAPETGSERLRKLIGKKISDEEFTSTISQAYNAGWRLVKLYFMIGLPTEEEEDIEAIIELVKELKKRHKNLNFNITIAPFVPKPHTSFQLLPMEKLTELRRKKDYLSRRLPAQVKGHIVESSFLEAVFSRGDRRLGMVLEKAWEMGCKFDQWKEHFRFPVWQEAFSKCSIDPDFYVYRKRDSEEILPWSHLEFWGHPNSRDTILNSRMA
- the rodA gene encoding rod shape-determining protein RodA, translated to MRLKDISVRFDYYLFFAMVLLVAIGCLMIYSAMYGSPAKTPFYARQGFYALLGMAVIIVVMGINYQLFSQYGKWIYLFSLLLLVLTLLFGKSAHGARSWLPIGNLTFQTAEFAKLGLIIMLAQHLTNYPEAVKRISGLIVPFLLVLVPVALIVLQPDPGSALVFLVIFLAMLYLGGAKVIYLVSFISMGILASGIPLLLALDSQNKTFFPRIFSNLGSTLGFIIVVIAVIGLVCYVLSRLKFRVGVNHFLFTSLVVSGGIMLSYPLDLFLKEYQKMRLVCFIKPSIDPLGAGYHIIQSQISIGSGGFLGKGLLTGTQGKLGFLPVQHTDFIFSLFSEEMGFLGAGLLILLFSILLLRAIRIASLARNRFGSLLAGGIVAMFLFQIIVNLGMTMGIMPITGLPLPFVSYGGSALITYMAGAGILLNIYSRRLTYW
- the mrdA gene encoding penicillin-binding protein 2 encodes the protein MHQSEIDRQFEAKLQRSLVWFRYFTIAVIAILFIRLFSLQIIKKGELYKLSEANRIQLFFDPAPRGIIYDRNGKVMVENIGSFSVLFSPTSLTREETEEILKKLGEILNLDYHSILAKVHSSIRQPLNILLAENVPRPKVFCLAEEKVNLPGVNIEVQPKRHYLHRNFASHLLGHLGEIGPKELRALSRAGYRLGDIIGKSGVEKIYDSSLRGRSGGRQVEMDARGRQIRIISSVLPEEGDSLILTLDERIQKLCEDSLKGKAGAICVINPANGEVLALASKPDFDPNLFTERLTPSRTQELFTDPGLPMFNRAIQSQYAPGSLFKIITAIAALEEGVISVDETMSCRGSLQIGNREFKCWREKGHGRLHIVQAIAKSCDVFFYQLGLKVGGDKIAKYARMLGLAEKIGISLPSEARGLVPDSTWKKINFGERWYPGDTANMSIGQGYLEVSPLQMASLISLVANGGIIYKPFIVKKIIDGQGNVIKTFPPEVMGEVKISSGTLSIVRRGLREAVLSGTSQVVKFKRLSVAGKTGTAENPHGEDHAWFICYAPEEAPIIALAVLVEHGGHGASAAAPLARQILNGIFTLKGEKEPEIFVYKD